GAGATATGATAATTTTTAGTATAAGTATTCAATTTACATAATATCTAAcatatgatatatgtatgttatttgtaCAAGAGAGGGAGATGGGACAACCCCCTAGTCAGCAGAGTTCTTCCTACATACACACACTAGGAGAGCGACTGCCGATGATCCGACTCCCACGCCTTCTCCACTTGTTCAATAGGCCGTCGTAAGTTGTTATCATTTCTACCGTATTAGTTTGAATGtctaagtttaaaattactaaCATTAATATTGTCAATGATTGTACACTGTGATGCACAAGCGGCTAGAAACAAATCATAATATGTCGTCGCTCGAGGTGTTTGAGTCTGCTTTAGGATGATAGAGACACGGGAGGGTGACAAAGATGGGATCAGGAATACGTCCCACTCACTTCAGACTCGATTAGAGGGAAAACTCTTCTTCAAGCGTCAACTCGTGTGTGTCATAACAAACACTGATGGAGGAGAAAAAGATTCTGCGAGAAGAGTTGAATATGATACGCGCACAACAGGAAGCATAAAAGAGGCACACGAGCAAAGGATTAACGATATCCAAGCGCAGGTACGCGCACAACAAGAGGCTTTTGAGGCGTTCATGTCTAGGAATCCCCTTCTTCCCCAATTAGTGATTCACATTACGATATGATTTAAGATTTTTGTATttctattttagaattttgtcgaatttggatttaatttgatttatgaattgtcttttttttgtaaaaatatttgaaacaggttttgtgaaaataaaaaaataacagcggcttttaaaattgtttaaaattattaaccacgacgttcTCCCAAAACTGTGGTTaataatatagtattattaagCACGACGTTCTCCTAAAGccgtgattaataatagagtattattaataataatattattaaccatGGCTTCATCCCCctaaagccgtggttaataatcaaaaaaatttaacGTCGAGTTTTGTAGTGTCAACGAACAACAACTTTGTTCGTcgacgttaataattattaacgtcgACATTAAGGCTTTTAACGACGGTTTTCGTCGTCTTTAATAGTCATTTTTCTACTAGTAATCTATGCTTCTTGTGGAGATCTTATTACTCATCTAGAAGATTTTAGAGTCAATTAAATTTGTACTTAAGTTTTTATGTTTTATCATTGTAttcttaaacgattttttattaaattgatcgttaaaaataatttaaaaaactaggaagatccccgtgcgatgcacacgaataaaaatattttgttacaaCGTtcgcgagttcgaaacatacctatataattttttgttttatttttaaccgttttaagtttatgggcgggtcaacccagaatccgactcaaatatctatttactctcacatatatatccaaataaccacatctctcgacccggcaatccagacactttcaaaattaagcatcattatatatatatagattagttagttaaaaatgtctcgcgttcataaaatttggtgttgaatttaaaatataatgtgttattagcctagttagttaaagagttgtacttgttttgttaggttgcgagttcgaaacatatctatagcatttttaattttatttttgaccgTTTTAAGTtgatgggcgggtcaacccagaatccgacccaaatattcatttactctcacatatatatccaaattaaccacaactctcgacccatcAATCCAgatactttcaaaattaagcatcattatatatatttatatatatagattaattacttaaaaatgtcccgcgttcatcaaatttggtgttgattttaaaatataaagtgttattagcctagttggttaaagagttgtacttgttttgttaggttgcgagttcaaaacatacttatagcatttttaattttatttttaactgttttaaatttatgcgcgggtcaacccagaatccgacccaagtatccatttactttcacatatatattcaaattaaccacaacttttgacccggtaatccggacactttcaaattttagttagttaaaaagttgacgTTCCGTGTTCATCTAATTtagtgttaaattaaaaaaagtgttattagcctacttggttaaagggttgtacatgttttgttaggttacaagttcgaaacatacctataacatttttaattttatttttaatcattttaagtttatgggcgggtcaactcacaatccgacccaagtatccattactctcacaaatatatccaaattaaccacaactctcaatccgataatacaaatattttaaaaattaagcatcattatatatatatatatatttgactttaCTCAATTTTGTCTTTTGAGCTGTCaggtatattaaaaaaattattttataatttaataaatatttcacgTGCATAAATCTTATTTCCTTAGGTAgatataaattagttttttatttaagtaaCAAAATTAGAGCAAATGTTGTCTTTGGTGTATGGAGCTTTACTAATTAAGCTGCCCCTGTAGCTAAATGGtgtaaagataaatataaatttgattgtttttttcaataatcaaacttattgatataaaattaaCTGAAAACTATATAATATGAGATTTATTGAAAACTAattaataggaaaaaaaaataaaataaaatatatttaaatttaattattaatatttcatttttttgggttatttggattttaacGAGTGGTTAAtaggaaaaattaataaaatagattttaacttaataattattgtatCACTCTTTTTTGGGTTTTGTTTGGATCGATTTTGGAACTGATAAAATTGAATGAGTTGTTATCATCCCCTCCAATTGAAATTGTCAAACACAAATTGTGCACTTGCTTATAAAAGGGAAAATTGATGACCACCACATTTGTTAAGGATATCAACTACTTAATGTTCAATAGCAATGTACTAAATGAGTAGGTGTGTATCTTCAATAGAGATGTAATAAATAAGTAGTGTGTATGAATGAGTAACTTCTCTCTCAAATAAAgtgaaaatcaattttattatattttgtgaGAGCATTAAATATGGGTTGGTTGATAAAAATGTGACACAAATATTATGGCACCATAAAACTAGAAAAAAGAGAGTGAAACTAAAACTTTATTAATTAGAGATGGTATCCAACAAAGATTAACAACAATTGTATATGCAAGACCAACAAAGATTAACAACAATTGTATATGCAAGATCATGATATTCATATTCGATATTAGAGCGAGAAATAACTTTTCTTAGAGTCCCctacaaaattcaaaatttagtaGGTGAGCGAAGAGCATCATGACATCCAACCCAACATTAAGTATGCAATAATAGTGAATTGAGAAATTAGACAGAGAAAGATCCCATGACGAGGGATACGAAACTATTGAAGAATACGTTTAATTGTTCTACAATGAAAAGATGTGGAGTTGGCAAGAATTGACAAACTCAGTTGACAACAAAAACTAACTCTAGATAAGTGAGTGTGCATTATTTAGAGCCCCACTTTACTTTGACAGAAAAATAAACCAGGAAAACAATTCGTCATATCATATGATATTTATAAAGAGAGTAGCCAacaaaaactatttttcttGAGAAATTAGACGGAGAAAGATCCCATGACGAGGGATACGAAACTATTGAAGAATACGTTTAATTGTTCTACAATGAAAAGATGTGGAGTTGGCAAGAATTGACAAACTCAGTTGACAACAAAAACTAACTCTAGATAAGTGAGTGTGCATTATTTAGAGCCCCACTTTACTTTGACAGAAAAATAAACCAGGAAAACAATTCGTCATATCATATGATATTTATAAAGAGAGTAGCCAacaaaaactatttttcttGAGAAATTAGACGGAGAAAGATCCCATGACGAGGGATACGAAACTATTGAAGAATACATTTAATTGTTCTACAATGAAAAGATGTGGAGTTGGCAAGAATTGACAAACTCAGTTGACAACAAAAACTAACTCTAGATAAGTGAGTGTGCATTATTTAGAGCCCCACTATACTTTGACAGAAAAATAAACCAGGAAAACAATTCGTCATATCATATGATATTTATAAAGAGAGTAGCCAacaaaaactatttttcttGAGAAATTAGACGGAGAAAGATCCCATGACGAGGGATACGAAACTATTGAAGAATACATTTAATTGTTCTACAATGAAAAGATGTGGAGTTGGCAAGAATTGACAAACTCAGTTGACAACAAAAACTAACTCTAGATAAGTGAGTGTGCATTATTTAGAGCCCCACTATACTTTGACAGAAAAATAAACCAGGAAAACAATTCGTCATATCATATGATATTTATAAAGAGAGTAGCCAacaaaaactatttttcttGAGAAATTAGACGGAGAAAGATCCCATGACGAGGGATACGAAACTATTGAAGAATACATTTAATTGTTCTACAATGAAAAGATGTGGAGTTGGCAAGAATTGACAAACTCAGTTGACAACAAAAACTAACTCTAGATAAGTGAGTGTGCATTATTTAGAGCCCCACTATACTTTTGACAGAAAAATAAACTAGGAAAAAAATTCGTCATATCATATGATATTTATAAAGAGAGTAGCAAACAAAAACAAAGTGTGTAATGACTTTGTTTGGAGCATATAATATGAGTGAGAATATCATTAAATCTTTGaatggataaataaataagttatctTTGATGCGAGTGACTTTCATGCTAAGACAGTAGTTTAcctgaaataatttatttaattgaagtatattttttttagaaatgaaatAGAATTTctagtgaaaataattttatcagaGTTAGACAGACATTTTAGGTATATATAATATGTGAAAAGAGTTGCATCAAAAGTAAAATCAAGAAATTAGCTTATCAAGCCTAATGAGACTATTATAAGACCCTAAATTGTCTCGTAAAGTTTGTATACGTGATTAAGAAAGTCTGCAGCATGGACAAACCAAATGGTTGTGCCATATAGACTTACTCTTGTAGAGACCCATGAAAAAATGCATTGTTGTTATCAAGTTTATGAATAAACTAATGACGAGATATTTCAAGAAAAAATGACATTAATCGTCCCTccatatattttattgttgatGAAACCTTTGGCTACAAGACGTGTTTTATGTCGATCAATAAACTCATCaactttatactttaatttactaatttaCATTTGATAAGATTTTAGGATGGTGTACGAGGAATAAAAGATTCTATTTTGttctaaataaaaacattatattcaATTGTCATTGTcatggtaaaatattttataggtAGATAAGTGTGGTAGCACCGAACGAGTGATTAATTGTTGGTCAAGCCGAAGTCACATAAAAGATAGTTAGCTTAGAAGTAAATGGCGTTAAATTCTTAAAGTAAGAACGATTGCCTCGATTCCTTGGGgcgaaataattaaaatgaagattttttatttctagaatATGAGTTGTTATTCGTGATTTAGAAATATGATTGTCATCTCATTAAATGGTTGATCTTTTTTAGAGGTTAGAAAACATATTCTCAACTCAAATTTATCTTTGAACGAGTTGAGTAGAGTTAGTTGCATTTTTTATAGCAAGAAGCAATAAGTGAATGTTCCTAATATGTTGAAGTTATGAAGAGGGTCAGTATCTCTCTATTAGTTTTGGAGTTAATTTCGTAAAGTAGTGAATCTTTGATTAGGCAACAAAAATCTTATTTAGCCAATGTGAAAGAGAATGATCCTAAAAAACGTTTTGGAtgtaaacttttaaattaattatcctCTTTCTCTATAAATACCGTTATCGGTTATAGTGTATCCACTCCATCCCCAAATTTCCCATAATAAAATGTCTCCGGCGAATGAAACAGATTTCTCAAACCTCCCTCTCCGACAAATTCCCGGCAACTATGGCCTTCCTTTCATCGGAGCAATCAAAGACCGTCTCGATTACTATTACAATCAAGGACCCAACGAATTCTTCAAAACCAGAGTCGACAAATACAAATCCACCATCTTCCGAACAAACATGCCGCCGGGACCATTCATGGCACCAAACCCAAAAGTCGTCGCCGTTCTCGACGCCGTCAGCTTCCCTATCCTCTTCGATACGTCAAAGGTTGAAAAACGTAACATCCTCGACGGCACTTACATGCCATCCACAAAACTCTTCGGTGGTTACAGAGTATGCGCCTTTCTCGACCCATCAGAACCAACTCACGCCGCCGCAAAGCAATTCGCTTTGTCGTTCGTCGCCTCCCGTCATAACTCAGTCATACCCATCTTCCGTAGTTGCATGTCCGACCTACTTAGAGAACTCGAAGATGACGTCGATTCCGGGAAAGTCCCTGAAAACAATTTCAACACTCATAGTGATAAAATGTCGTTTGATTTCGTCGTCCGTTTCTTCTCCGACGAGGATATCCCGTCCAAACAAACAAATCTTGGATCCGACGGCTCaaaattgtttgataaatgGCTACTCTTTCAACTCTCTCCATTGATGACTCTAGGCAAGAAATTCATACCCAACTTTATCGAAGATTTGCTTCTCCATACTTTCATGCTTCCGCCAATCTTAGTAAAATCAGATTACCAGAAACTCTACGACCAATTCTATTCGTCGGCGAAAAGGGTTTTAGATGACGGGGAGAGGCTAGGGCTATCTCGAGAGGAGGCTTGTCATAACCACATTTTCGTCGCGGGATTCAATTCCTACGGCGGAATGAAAATTCTTTTTCCAAGTTTGATCAAATGGGTTGGGTTAGCCGGAGAGGATTTACACCGTCGATTGGCGGATGAAATCAGGACCATCGTTAAATCGGAAAATGGGGTATCGTTCTCGGCGCTGGAGAAGATGAATCTGACTAAATCGGTTGTCTACGAGGCTTTGAGAATCGAGCCGCCGGTTCCATTTCAGTACGCGACGGCGAAGGAGGATATAATGATTCATAGTCACGATGGgagatttgaaatcaagaaaggTGAGATAATTTTTGGATATCAGCCGTTTGCGACTAAGGATCCGAAGATATTCGTGAATCCGGAGGAGTTCGTCGGAGATAGATTTATGGGTGACGAAGGAGAGAAGCTTTTGAAGTATGTTTATTGGTCGAATGGGCGGGAGACGGAGGAGCCGACGGCCGGAAATAAGCAATGTGCGGGGAAGAATCTGGTGGTACTCTTGTCTAGGTTAATGTTGGTGGACTTCTTCTTGAGGTATGACACGTTTACAGTTGATGTTAGTACCATACTTTTGGGGCCAGCTGTGAAGCTCAAGACGTTGACCAAGTCCACGTGGCGTTGACGGCAGCTTTGTTCCgttaatattttctatatattgctgtaaaattttaagttatatatatttttaattattattgtaacgATAATCTAACGGTAATTGAAGTCTGAAGATACctaattattaaagaaaactatttttatttatattaataatatatttttaatattactttaaataaccaagaaaaaaatatttatttaacttttctcTAGGCTCCATGTAATGCGGAATGGAGAGAAGTGGTACGGAGTGAAGCATACATCGCCAGGCGCCCTATTGAACGGAATGAATAAATGCTTTTAgagcgaagcatacttcgcttcaatcaTTTTTAATACCCGTCGTTCATGTAAAACTCCCAATacacccatgtaaagaccgtttacctatcatgtaaaaacatttattcatgcatgtgaaataaattaattaacaaaaataaaatattttgatataaaaaaaattaaaaattttatttacgaagAGACGTTTTTCAGTGAAccatacttcgcttcaattaattatttatatatatatatatatatatataaataaaaattgaaaattttatttacgaagAGACgtttttcagtgaagcatacttcgcttgaattcattatatatatatatatatataaataaaaaataaaaattttatttatgaagagACGTTTTTCAGTGAAGAATACTTCgcttaaattagtttatatgtctAGAGAATCGAGCGAAGCATACTTTGCCTAGGCGCCATGTAAGAATGAATGAATTGACGGTTTTCAAGGGCCATGTAAAGTGGAATGAATATACTATTTTCGAGCGAAGCATCCTTCGCCCatgcgccatgtaaaacggaatgaaTATACTATTTTCGAGCGAAGCA
This is a stretch of genomic DNA from Impatiens glandulifera unplaced genomic scaffold, dImpGla2.1, whole genome shotgun sequence. It encodes these proteins:
- the LOC124918347 gene encoding allene oxide synthase 3-like, giving the protein MSPANETDFSNLPLRQIPGNYGLPFIGAIKDRLDYYYNQGPNEFFKTRVDKYKSTIFRTNMPPGPFMAPNPKVVAVLDAVSFPILFDTSKVEKRNILDGTYMPSTKLFGGYRVCAFLDPSEPTHAAAKQFALSFVASRHNSVIPIFRSCMSDLLRELEDDVDSGKVPENNFNTHSDKMSFDFVVRFFSDEDIPSKQTNLGSDGSKLFDKWLLFQLSPLMTLGKKFIPNFIEDLLLHTFMLPPILVKSDYQKLYDQFYSSAKRVLDDGERLGLSREEACHNHIFVAGFNSYGGMKILFPSLIKWVGLAGEDLHRRLADEIRTIVKSENGVSFSALEKMNLTKSVVYEALRIEPPVPFQYATAKEDIMIHSHDGRFEIKKGEIIFGYQPFATKDPKIFVNPEEFVGDRFMGDEGEKLLKYVYWSNGRETEEPTAGNKQCAGKNLVVLLSRLMLVDFFLRYDTFTVDVSTILLGPAVKLKTLTKSTWR